The Coraliomargarita parva genome contains a region encoding:
- a CDS encoding MotA/TolQ/ExbB proton channel family protein: MWDSLNEHVFGTWISGGPLMVALAILAFIIYASVLQMLYYLMRLRDLRQDVNQWEHWVEKPEDSSGLIGDMIRYTQRDVGSREEMHMRFHLLRRRIIQPLDRQLKFGATIVTAAPLLGLLGTVIGMLSTFLGLSVSYGGNSLDLVAGGISEALITTQTGLMLAIPAMFFLTLARSQRRGLQGFLAHLEAQTIKVFEKRGIQ, from the coding sequence ATGTGGGACTCACTCAACGAGCATGTCTTTGGCACCTGGATTTCCGGGGGGCCGCTGATGGTAGCTCTGGCGATACTGGCATTCATCATCTATGCCTCCGTCCTCCAGATGCTCTACTACCTGATGCGCCTCCGGGACTTGCGCCAGGACGTTAACCAATGGGAACACTGGGTGGAAAAACCTGAGGACAGCAGCGGCCTAATCGGCGATATGATTCGCTATACACAGCGTGATGTCGGCTCGCGGGAAGAAATGCACATGCGTTTCCACCTCTTGCGCCGCCGTATCATACAACCACTGGACCGCCAGCTGAAGTTCGGCGCCACGATTGTCACCGCCGCTCCGCTTCTCGGTCTGCTGGGAACGGTGATCGGGATGCTGTCCACCTTCCTCGGCCTGTCGGTCAGTTATGGTGGCAACTCGCTCGACCTGGTAGCCGGTGGTATCTCGGAAGCCCTCATCACCACCCAGACCGGGCTGATGCTGGCGATTCCGGCGATGTTTTTCCTCACCCTGGCCCGATCACAGCGACGCGGCCTTCAGGGGTTCCTCGCACACCTCGAAGCTCAGACCATCAAGGTCTTCGAAAAACGGGGCATTCAATAG
- a CDS encoding amidohydrolase family protein, with amino-acid sequence MQLSLSGRKYDFLRGSCLRTISDIHADFFPDALVITEAEGLWRGRIYEIGDTSELAARYNLDLGALPRFEGLLLPAFHDTHFHWVQDDVREMPKASLIEWLQKYTFPAESRFADPDYAKAKAEQFWSRILGVGTIGGLCYSSVHDVALDAALACAPEDFRVGNVLMTMNTPDFLIQTKAEAIRSVSEAAARYGARYVSSPRFAPTTHPEVMQAAAEAAVRHGCFQQTHLCETPQEIEWVLGIYRGLPGYEDVRSYTEIYHRVGMLGPRSVFGHCLHMTDAEWELMAASGSCIASCPTSNAPIEDLGLGSGLFDFREAERRGVPWSLASDIGGGPYLSMFDVMHSFVAQNQRAGVSEATYIKALHRSTRKGAELMGLPADRGWLCVGAYLDAIRVPVRPELLATGDPEAILAGINGGFDSREETDNFVLETYIKGASCFRRDSVREV; translated from the coding sequence ATGCAGCTCTCTCTTTCCGGCCGGAAATACGATTTCCTACGCGGCTCTTGTTTACGTACTATTAGTGATATACATGCCGATTTTTTTCCCGACGCTTTGGTAATAACTGAGGCCGAAGGACTTTGGCGTGGGCGCATTTATGAAATCGGCGATACCTCTGAACTGGCAGCCCGCTACAATTTGGATCTCGGGGCGCTCCCCCGTTTTGAGGGCCTCTTGCTGCCTGCTTTTCATGATACCCATTTTCACTGGGTGCAGGATGATGTGCGTGAAATGCCCAAGGCTTCACTGATCGAGTGGCTGCAAAAATACACCTTCCCGGCGGAGTCCCGCTTTGCCGATCCGGACTATGCGAAAGCAAAGGCGGAACAGTTCTGGTCCCGTATTCTCGGCGTCGGCACCATCGGTGGCTTGTGCTACAGTTCGGTGCACGATGTGGCGCTTGACGCCGCCCTGGCTTGTGCCCCGGAGGATTTCAGGGTGGGCAATGTGCTCATGACGATGAACACGCCGGACTTTCTCATCCAGACGAAGGCGGAGGCGATTCGTTCGGTGTCGGAGGCGGCGGCCCGCTATGGTGCCAGGTATGTGTCGAGTCCCCGTTTTGCGCCGACCACGCATCCCGAGGTCATGCAGGCGGCCGCGGAGGCGGCGGTCCGGCACGGTTGCTTCCAGCAGACGCATCTTTGTGAGACCCCGCAGGAAATTGAATGGGTGCTTGGTATCTATCGTGGTCTGCCGGGTTACGAGGATGTGCGCTCCTATACCGAAATTTACCACCGGGTGGGGATGCTTGGCCCCCGTTCTGTCTTTGGGCATTGCCTGCACATGACGGATGCCGAGTGGGAGCTGATGGCTGCGAGCGGCAGTTGTATTGCCAGTTGTCCCACTTCCAATGCGCCGATCGAGGATCTGGGGCTGGGTTCCGGCCTGTTCGATTTCCGGGAGGCGGAGCGGCGTGGTGTGCCCTGGTCGCTGGCGTCGGATATCGGAGGCGGCCCTTATCTATCCATGTTTGATGTCATGCATTCCTTTGTGGCGCAGAACCAGCGTGCGGGTGTTTCGGAGGCGACTTATATCAAGGCGCTGCACCGCAGTACGCGCAAAGGAGCCGAACTTATGGGGCTGCCGGCGGACCGGGGTTGGTTGTGCGTCGGTGCCTATCTGGATGCGATACGAGTGCCGGTGCGCCCGGAGTTGCTGGCGACCGGCGACCCCGAAGCGATTCTTGCCGGAATCAACGGTGGCTTTGATTCCCGGGAAGAAACGGATAACTTTGTCTTGGAGACCTACATCAAAGGGGCCTCGTGCTTCAGGCGCGATTCGGTTCGGGAGGTGTGA
- a CDS encoding MotA/TolQ/ExbB proton channel family protein: protein MTAQNKIIRRLLATSALVLAPIAMSAQSFSTVETDTDKKLDSALSELASLQESIAKEKIPLATKLNSLEAEVEELNADLKRLERLRDTRDLNLSALENEIKARRDEIDYAKNLLVEFVNNQTASADASERQLYEAQLLEVLNSADAPIENPEEAVGAIKTLLDGVDIGIDRLNTIIGGYSFDGSAVLADGTYAKGKFLLYGPVAFFSSSDGSDAGITLQGDSGEPTLVSLTDTSKGLSEAVLAGSGPVPLDPTLGKALAMETTKESLVEHIQKGGFWIYPIIAIAIISLIIAVIKLFELQAISRVPKDKLVTILTAIQEGNKEQALSETRGLSGAAKDLLEAGVKNIGHGRDLIEQSMEEVLMKLQPKLERLLSVIWITAATAPLLGLLGTVTGIITTFKLLTIFGSGDPKALGGGISEALITTEFGLIVAIPSLVLHAFLQRKAKSIEDEFEGDAMTLLNGILRAEKK from the coding sequence ATGACCGCGCAGAATAAAATCATACGACGACTTTTGGCTACCAGTGCCTTGGTGCTTGCACCGATTGCAATGAGCGCACAGAGCTTCAGCACCGTTGAAACGGATACGGACAAGAAGCTGGACAGCGCATTGAGCGAGTTGGCCTCCCTGCAGGAAAGCATCGCCAAGGAAAAGATCCCGCTTGCCACCAAGTTAAACAGCCTCGAAGCGGAGGTTGAAGAGTTGAACGCCGACCTGAAACGGCTGGAGCGCCTTCGCGACACCCGCGACTTGAATCTCAGCGCGCTTGAGAACGAGATCAAGGCCCGCCGCGACGAAATCGACTACGCCAAGAACCTGCTGGTCGAGTTCGTCAACAACCAGACCGCGAGTGCGGATGCCTCGGAACGCCAACTCTACGAGGCACAACTGCTTGAAGTGCTCAACAGTGCCGACGCTCCCATTGAAAATCCGGAAGAAGCCGTCGGGGCGATCAAGACCCTGCTTGACGGGGTTGACATTGGTATCGACCGTTTGAATACAATCATCGGCGGCTACAGTTTCGACGGCAGTGCGGTGCTGGCCGACGGCACCTACGCCAAGGGCAAGTTCCTGCTCTACGGCCCGGTCGCCTTCTTCAGTTCATCGGACGGCTCGGATGCCGGCATTACCCTGCAGGGTGATTCCGGGGAACCGACACTGGTCAGCCTCACCGACACATCCAAAGGCCTATCGGAAGCCGTACTCGCCGGAAGCGGGCCGGTACCGCTCGACCCGACCCTGGGTAAGGCCCTGGCCATGGAAACCACCAAGGAAAGCCTGGTGGAACACATTCAAAAGGGTGGATTCTGGATCTACCCGATCATCGCGATCGCGATCATCTCCCTCATTATCGCAGTCATCAAACTATTCGAGCTGCAAGCCATCAGTCGCGTACCGAAAGACAAGCTGGTCACCATCCTGACTGCCATCCAGGAAGGCAACAAGGAGCAAGCCCTCAGCGAGACCAGAGGACTCTCCGGAGCCGCCAAGGATTTGCTGGAGGCCGGCGTGAAGAACATCGGCCATGGACGCGACCTGATCGAGCAATCCATGGAAGAAGTGCTGATGAAGCTACAACCCAAGCTCGAACGTCTCCTTTCCGTCATCTGGATCACAGCCGCAACTGCTCCCCTACTGGGACTGCTCGGTACCGTGACCGGTATTATCACCACCTTCAAGCTGCTCACGATCTTCGGTTCGGGTGACCCGAAAGCGCTTGGTGGCGGTATTTCCGAAGCCTTGATTACGACCGAGTTCGGTCTGATCGTGGCCATCCCCTCCCTCGTGCTGCATGCGTTCCTGCAACGCAAGGCAAAGTCCATCGAGGACGAGTTCGAAGGCGATGCAATGACGCTTTTGAACGGCATCCTCCGTGCCGAGAAGAAGTAA
- a CDS encoding DUF3450 family protein: MSFKKTCYSVFAGLAIVSASQAEIRDTQDKLISWVETKKTISETEANWLAEKEIITDLVKVLENEKTKLEESIEKLDTSADATDKLRTDLNADKESLLAANETLESVIPELEAKARDLLAKLPKPLIEELDPLIRRLPEAGKKSSLPVSQRLLTVVGILNKVDKFNTGITITSEIRNLGETSMEVKTIYFGLAGAFFASDNGAYTGIGIPAEGGWKWEEDKAIAGSVVDLIDTYEGAREASFVTLPVQTL; the protein is encoded by the coding sequence ATGTCATTCAAGAAAACATGCTACAGTGTATTCGCAGGACTTGCGATCGTTTCGGCTTCGCAGGCTGAAATCCGTGATACGCAAGATAAATTGATCTCCTGGGTTGAGACTAAAAAGACGATTTCGGAAACCGAAGCCAACTGGCTGGCGGAAAAGGAAATCATCACCGATCTGGTCAAAGTCCTCGAAAATGAGAAGACGAAGCTCGAGGAAAGTATCGAAAAGCTCGACACCTCGGCAGACGCGACTGACAAGCTGCGCACCGACCTCAACGCCGACAAGGAAAGCCTGCTGGCTGCCAACGAAACACTGGAGTCCGTCATTCCGGAACTCGAGGCGAAAGCGCGCGACCTGCTGGCAAAACTGCCGAAGCCGCTGATCGAGGAACTCGACCCCCTCATCCGCCGCCTGCCTGAAGCCGGCAAAAAGAGCAGCCTACCCGTCTCCCAGCGCCTGCTGACCGTCGTCGGCATTCTCAACAAGGTCGACAAGTTTAACACCGGCATCACCATTACTTCCGAAATCCGCAATCTCGGCGAGACCAGCATGGAGGTAAAGACCATCTACTTCGGATTGGCGGGCGCCTTCTTTGCCAGCGACAACGGCGCTTATACCGGAATAGGCATTCCGGCCGAAGGCGGTTGGAAGTGGGAAGAAGACAAGGCCATCGCCGGAAGCGTCGTCGACCTGATCGACACCTATGAAGGTGCACGCGAAGCCAGCTTCGTCACCCTCCCCGTACAGACCCTTTAA
- a CDS encoding energy transducer TonB: MAKTGKEHDASSVVIDFKLPSINQGIVTVSLGSLVLTLGIFMLIPFTQLLNSAGRKDSLTVSVDIAPPPPPPPPEPPEQEDEQVDEPPPPPPPPPPPPQLSLSQLDLALDPGIGDAMAGAFGFGGFNTRPDAMAEMKELFEMSELDEKPRVISFQKPEKPYDMRRDRVKGFTRVTFIVDENGNVSRVLGFSETSHKELEEEVRKAIVNWKFTPPKKDGRAVKVRVEQPLTFN; the protein is encoded by the coding sequence GTGGCTAAAACAGGCAAAGAACACGACGCCAGCAGCGTTGTTATCGACTTCAAGCTACCGAGTATCAATCAAGGCATTGTTACGGTATCCTTGGGCTCGCTCGTGCTGACTTTAGGCATCTTCATGTTGATCCCCTTCACCCAGCTGCTCAATTCGGCCGGGAGGAAGGACAGCTTGACGGTCTCCGTGGACATCGCGCCACCGCCGCCGCCCCCGCCGCCGGAACCGCCGGAGCAGGAGGACGAGCAAGTGGACGAACCACCCCCGCCGCCTCCGCCGCCGCCTCCGCCGCCACAACTGTCGCTCTCGCAGTTGGATTTGGCTTTGGACCCGGGTATCGGCGATGCCATGGCTGGCGCTTTCGGTTTCGGAGGCTTCAATACCCGCCCCGACGCAATGGCGGAAATGAAGGAGCTCTTCGAAATGAGCGAGCTGGATGAAAAGCCGCGCGTCATCAGTTTCCAAAAGCCGGAGAAGCCTTACGACATGCGTCGCGACCGCGTAAAGGGGTTCACCCGGGTCACCTTTATTGTGGACGAAAACGGCAATGTGTCCCGTGTCCTCGGCTTCTCGGAAACAAGCCACAAGGAACTCGAGGAAGAAGTCCGCAAAGCGATCGTCAATTGGAAATTTACACCACCTAAAAAAGACGGACGGGCCGTTAAAGTCCGCGTCGAACAACCACTTACCTTTAATTGA
- a CDS encoding ExbD/TolR family protein — protein sequence MALGKKRGSSSDGNEEINISPLIDVVFILLIFFIVTTVFVEETGVEVTKPQASSAVDLEKNSVLIAITDTGKVVYGGREIGAAGVRAIVKRLNQKDDMPVIIQADKTVPTSLLVRVIDEAKIGGAPSVNISTEN from the coding sequence ATGGCTTTAGGTAAGAAAAGAGGCTCCTCTTCCGACGGAAATGAAGAGATCAATATTTCACCGCTGATCGACGTGGTGTTCATCCTGCTCATCTTCTTCATCGTGACGACGGTCTTCGTCGAAGAAACCGGTGTTGAAGTGACCAAGCCGCAGGCTTCGTCCGCAGTCGATCTGGAAAAGAACAGTGTTCTCATCGCTATCACGGATACCGGCAAGGTGGTCTATGGCGGTCGCGAAATCGGAGCGGCCGGCGTACGGGCCATCGTCAAGCGGCTGAACCAGAAGGACGACATGCCGGTCATCATTCAGGCCGACAAGACGGTTCCGACCAGTCTTCTGGTCCGCGTGATTGATGAAGCAAAGATCGGCGGGGCTCCCTCGGTAAACATTTCCACGGAAAATTAA